Proteins encoded by one window of Cylindrospermum stagnale PCC 7417:
- a CDS encoding GAF domain-containing protein has product MTFSLCQGEQQKALSRVIAHIRESLDIDTIFKITVTEVRQLLNTDRVGVFRFYPELEWEGEFIYEDVGTEWVSALAAKLRDHCFAAEFAGLYKQGRIKAIADIYLDGASDCHVQILERFQVRANIAAPLMKGKDLWGLLCIHQCSGPRQWEGSEIEFVQLIAEHLGVALQQADYLEQVKLQSAQLAQAKAREKSAEWQKIIAKTIEKIRQSLDLESIFRTSTEELRHLLKADRVAIYRFNPDWSGEFVFESLSEGWAALMLEQLQRPELGENISECRLQDLIAPPVADTYLQDTEGGRFTKGEVYRVCNDIYNTGFSDCYIKVLESYQARAYVIIAILHNQKLWGLLAVYQNTGPRDWQEDEVYLLTQVGSQFSVALQQAVFLQQMQTQAAEISKAAERQRGLANTVEKIRQSLDIDTIFKTTTQEVLRLLEVERVAIYRFYPDWSGEFVADSIVDGWTPMVKPQPVTERLLLQGTHAGKFARNEIFVPISQGEKLWGLLVAYQNSQPRYWQDEEINLLAQVGIQLGVALQQAESLKQVQVQAEKLAKATERGKALAATVEKIRQSLDLNTIFATSTQEVQRLLEVDRVTIYRFRPDWSGEFVAESLAYGWTPIRELVPVIADDYLQKTQGGDYANGKILVIKDTATTNTSIRHIALTEPMEARAYMIVPIFQGEKLWGLLAAYQNTKPRDWQEDEVDLLVQIGSQLGVGLQQAELLERTRRQKEEITQTLKELQQTQSQLIQSEKMAGLGQLVAGVAHEINNPISFIYGNIPYVTQHTEDLLNLLRLYQENYPQPTGVIQQQAAEMDLDFIADDLPKMLTSMMMGADRIRELVLSLRTFSRLDEAEMKPIDLHEGIESTLLILQHWLQPENKSLAIEVVKEYGDLPLVECYAAQMNQVFMNIVSNAIDALKNSAASGTITDHPKIWIRTAVIEENYIQIRIADNGCGIPEGMESRIFEPFFTTKQPGQGTGLGLSISYQIIVEKHGGQIKCVSQPGNGCEIWIEIPMKR; this is encoded by the coding sequence ATGACTTTTTCCCTGTGTCAGGGTGAGCAACAAAAAGCTTTGTCTAGAGTAATTGCTCACATTCGCGAGTCTCTGGATATAGACACTATCTTCAAAATTACAGTCACCGAGGTGCGCCAACTTCTGAATACTGACAGAGTTGGAGTATTTCGTTTTTATCCTGAGTTGGAATGGGAAGGAGAATTTATCTATGAGGATGTAGGAACAGAATGGGTGTCAGCATTGGCCGCCAAACTGCGCGATCACTGCTTTGCTGCGGAATTTGCCGGACTGTATAAACAAGGTCGGATTAAAGCGATCGCTGATATCTATCTTGATGGTGCCAGCGATTGCCATGTCCAGATTTTAGAAAGATTCCAAGTGCGTGCCAATATAGCTGCCCCCCTGATGAAAGGCAAAGATTTATGGGGATTATTATGTATTCATCAATGTAGCGGCCCACGGCAATGGGAAGGATCAGAAATTGAGTTTGTGCAACTAATCGCCGAACATTTGGGAGTTGCCTTGCAGCAAGCAGATTACCTAGAACAGGTAAAACTACAATCGGCACAATTAGCACAAGCAAAAGCTAGAGAAAAATCAGCGGAATGGCAGAAAATCATCGCCAAAACCATTGAGAAAATCCGTCAGTCTCTAGACTTAGAAAGCATTTTTCGCACCAGTACTGAAGAACTCAGGCATCTGCTGAAAGCCGATCGCGTGGCTATCTATCGCTTCAATCCAGATTGGAGCGGTGAATTCGTGTTTGAATCTCTGTCAGAGGGTTGGGCCGCCCTGATGCTAGAGCAGTTACAGCGCCCAGAATTGGGTGAAAACATCAGCGAATGTCGGTTGCAAGACTTAATAGCACCCCCAGTGGCTGATACTTACTTACAAGACACAGAGGGTGGTCGCTTCACCAAGGGTGAAGTCTACCGTGTTTGTAATGATATTTACAATACTGGCTTTAGTGACTGCTACATTAAAGTCTTAGAGAGCTATCAAGCAAGAGCTTATGTGATTATTGCCATTCTTCATAATCAAAAGCTCTGGGGCTTGCTGGCCGTTTACCAAAATACCGGGCCTCGTGATTGGCAAGAAGATGAGGTGTACTTGCTCACACAAGTTGGCAGCCAATTTAGTGTAGCTTTGCAGCAAGCGGTATTCTTACAACAAATGCAGACCCAAGCAGCAGAGATCAGCAAAGCTGCGGAAAGGCAAAGAGGACTAGCGAACACAGTAGAAAAAATTCGCCAGTCTCTTGACATTGACACCATCTTTAAAACCACTACTCAAGAAGTTCTGCGGTTATTAGAAGTAGAAAGAGTGGCAATTTATCGCTTCTACCCTGACTGGAGTGGCGAATTTGTTGCTGATTCCATTGTTGATGGTTGGACACCAATGGTTAAGCCACAACCAGTGACCGAACGCCTTCTTTTGCAAGGAACACATGCAGGTAAATTTGCACGAAATGAAATATTTGTCCCGATTTCTCAAGGCGAAAAATTGTGGGGATTGCTAGTAGCTTATCAAAACTCCCAACCCCGTTATTGGCAAGACGAAGAAATCAACTTGCTGGCCCAAGTTGGCATCCAACTGGGGGTAGCATTACAGCAAGCTGAGTCCTTGAAACAAGTGCAGGTGCAAGCGGAGAAACTGGCTAAAGCGACCGAAAGGGGAAAGGCATTAGCAGCAACAGTGGAGAAAATTCGCCAGTCCCTTGACCTGAATACCATATTTGCTACCAGTACCCAAGAAGTCCAGCGGCTATTGGAAGTTGATCGAGTGACAATTTATCGCTTCCGGCCTGATTGGAGTGGCGAATTTGTAGCTGAGTCATTAGCCTATGGTTGGACACCAATACGGGAACTTGTGCCTGTAATTGCCGACGATTACCTGCAAAAAACCCAAGGAGGAGACTACGCTAACGGGAAAATTTTGGTCATTAAGGATACTGCCACCACAAATACTTCTATTCGTCATATTGCCCTAACGGAGCCAATGGAGGCTAGGGCATATATGATTGTGCCGATTTTTCAGGGGGAGAAACTCTGGGGACTACTAGCAGCGTATCAAAATACAAAACCCCGTGATTGGCAAGAAGATGAGGTAGATTTGCTAGTGCAGATTGGTTCTCAATTGGGGGTAGGACTCCAGCAAGCGGAATTACTCGAACGGACTCGACGTCAAAAAGAAGAAATCACCCAGACTCTTAAGGAATTGCAGCAAACTCAAAGCCAGTTAATTCAAAGTGAAAAAATGGCTGGTTTAGGGCAGTTAGTTGCTGGGGTAGCCCATGAAATCAACAACCCAATTAGCTTTATTTACGGCAACATCCCCTACGTTACTCAACATACTGAAGATTTGTTAAACTTGCTGCGCCTTTACCAGGAAAACTATCCTCAGCCAACAGGGGTAATTCAACAGCAAGCAGCAGAAATGGATTTAGATTTTATTGCTGATGACTTGCCCAAAATGCTCACTTCCATGATGATGGGGGCAGACCGCATCCGTGAATTAGTCCTGTCGTTACGGACTTTTTCTCGGCTTGATGAAGCAGAGATGAAGCCTATTGACTTGCATGAAGGCATTGAAAGCACTTTGTTGATTCTGCAACATTGGCTGCAACCAGAAAATAAATCGCTGGCTATTGAGGTAGTTAAAGAATATGGCGATTTGCCCCTAGTTGAATGCTATGCCGCTCAGATGAATCAGGTATTTATGAACATTGTCAGTAATGCAATTGATGCTCTAAAAAACTCAGCAGCATCTGGAACAATAACTGACCATCCTAAAATTTGGATTCGTACAGCAGTTATAGAAGAAAATTATATTCAGATTCGCATTGCCGATAATGGTTGTGGTATTCCAGAGGGGATGGAATCGCGTATTTTTGAACCTTTCTTTACGACTAAGCAACCTGGTCAAGGCACTGGTTTAGGTCTATCTATTAGTTATCAGATTATTGTGGAAAAACATGGCGGTCAAATCAAGTGTGTTTCTCAACCTGGTAACGGTTGTGAAATATGGATAGAAATTCCGATGAAACGTTAG
- the petN gene encoding cytochrome b6-f complex subunit PetN, giving the protein MEILTLGWVSLLVVFTWSIAMVVWGRNGL; this is encoded by the coding sequence ATGGAGATTTTGACACTGGGCTGGGTATCATTGCTAGTTGTGTTTACTTGGTCAATTGCAATGGTAGTTTGGGGACGCAACGGACTATAG
- a CDS encoding EVE domain-containing protein has protein sequence MENPRYWIVVASKDHVQKKVESGFMQASHGKASPLKRLNINDWMISYSPKLEFGVKEKCQAFTAIGRVTGKEIYDYDMGNGFTPFGRDVQFFDGCEVSILPLIPHLDFIQNKRYWGYIFRFGLWEIQKPDLDLVASLMLPNREIIKGVKVDIAEKSGNSV, from the coding sequence GTGGAAAATCCTAGATACTGGATTGTGGTTGCATCCAAAGATCATGTACAAAAGAAAGTGGAAAGTGGTTTTATGCAAGCAAGTCATGGTAAAGCATCACCACTTAAACGCCTGAATATCAATGACTGGATGATTTCTTACTCCCCGAAACTTGAATTTGGTGTTAAGGAAAAATGTCAAGCTTTCACAGCAATTGGCAGAGTTACTGGCAAGGAAATCTATGATTATGATATGGGTAATGGATTTACTCCTTTCGGGCGTGATGTCCAGTTTTTTGATGGCTGTGAAGTATCTATATTGCCATTAATTCCCCATCTGGATTTTATTCAGAATAAACGTTACTGGGGCTATATATTTAGGTTTGGTTTATGGGAAATTCAAAAACCTGATTTAGATTTAGTTGCTAGCTTGATGTTGCCAAATAGAGAAATAATAAAGGGAGTGAAAGTTGACATCGCCGAAAAATCAGGTAATTCAGTTTGA
- a CDS encoding MarR family winged helix-turn-helix transcriptional regulator yields the protein MTSPKNQVIQFESPDDSPGFLLWQVSNFWQRKMNTGLSHLGLTHVQFVLLAGIIWLSEGEETVTQARLAAHAKTDIMMTSKVLRALEQRDLIKRETDAKDTRAKSLSITNKGYELTVEAIQIVEKIDHAFFMALGQQIGEFNQHLQSIIDGSKSCEMAGWSDGDNNL from the coding sequence TTGACATCGCCGAAAAATCAGGTAATTCAGTTTGAGAGTCCAGATGATAGCCCAGGATTTTTACTCTGGCAGGTATCTAATTTCTGGCAGAGAAAAATGAATACTGGACTCAGTCATCTGGGACTAACTCATGTACAGTTTGTTTTACTAGCAGGAATTATTTGGCTTAGTGAAGGTGAAGAAACAGTTACTCAAGCAAGGTTAGCTGCTCATGCGAAAACAGATATTATGATGACTTCTAAAGTTTTACGTGCTTTGGAACAACGAGATTTAATTAAACGAGAAACTGATGCAAAAGATACCAGAGCCAAGTCTTTAAGCATAACCAATAAAGGTTATGAATTGACAGTAGAAGCGATTCAGATAGTGGAAAAGATTGATCATGCTTTTTTTATGGCATTAGGTCAACAAATAGGCGAATTTAATCAGCATTTGCAGTCAATTATAGATGGCAGCAAATCCTGTGAAATGGCGGGATGGAGTGATGGGGACAATAACTTATAA
- a CDS encoding 3'-5' exonuclease: protein MTHYFLIVDLEATCCDQGSIPRHQMEIIEIGAVMLNRKTWEIDSEFQQFIQPVRNVQLTGFCTELTSISQQDVANAPQFAEAISKFKAWIDSFPNHIFCSWGNYDKSQFLQDCDFHKVPYPFGSEHINIKKEFSEYLGVSKGFGMAKALNHLGIELKGTHHRGIDDARNIAAIYRHMKTKKPS from the coding sequence ATGACTCATTATTTTCTAATAGTCGATCTTGAAGCTACTTGCTGTGACCAAGGTAGTATACCTCGGCATCAAATGGAAATCATCGAAATCGGTGCGGTGATGCTCAATAGAAAAACCTGGGAAATTGACTCAGAGTTTCAACAATTTATCCAACCTGTGAGAAATGTACAACTGACGGGTTTTTGTACAGAATTGACAAGCATATCTCAGCAAGATGTGGCAAATGCGCCTCAATTTGCCGAAGCGATTTCTAAGTTTAAAGCATGGATAGATTCATTCCCCAATCATATTTTCTGTTCTTGGGGCAATTATGACAAATCGCAATTTCTGCAAGATTGTGATTTTCATAAGGTTCCATATCCTTTTGGTTCGGAACACATAAATATCAAAAAGGAATTTTCAGAATATCTTGGCGTATCTAAAGGATTTGGCATGGCAAAGGCTCTCAACCATCTGGGAATAGAATTGAAAGGAACACACCATAGAGGCATTGATGATGCCCGGAATATTGCAGCTATCTATCGACATATGAAAACCAAAAAACCAAGCTGA